Proteins encoded in a region of the Streptomyces sp. PCS3-D2 genome:
- a CDS encoding MoxR family ATPase, with protein sequence MTYPATESTAATADSARASLEALRTEIGKAVVGQDSAVTGLVVALLCRGHVLLEGVPGVAKTLLVRALAASLELDTKRVQFTPDLMPSDVTGSLVYDARTAAFSFQDGPVFTNLLLADEINRTPPKTQSSLLEAMEERQVTVDGTARRLPEPFLVAATMNPVEYEGTYPLPEAQLDRFLLKLTVPLPSREDEIGVLSRHAAGFDPRDLKAAGIRPVAGPAQLDAAREAVSRVSVSPEIAGYVVDICRATRDSTSLVLGVSPRGATALLATSRAWAWLTGRDYVTPDDVKALSLPTLRHRVRLRPEAEMEGVTADAVITAILSHVPVPR encoded by the coding sequence ATGACGTACCCGGCCACCGAGTCCACGGCCGCGACCGCGGACAGCGCCCGCGCTTCCCTCGAAGCGCTCCGCACGGAGATCGGCAAGGCCGTGGTGGGCCAGGACTCCGCCGTCACCGGTCTCGTCGTCGCGCTCCTGTGCCGCGGCCACGTCCTCCTCGAAGGTGTCCCCGGTGTCGCCAAGACCCTGCTCGTGCGCGCGCTGGCCGCGTCCCTGGAGCTCGACACCAAGCGCGTCCAGTTCACCCCGGACCTGATGCCCAGCGACGTCACCGGCTCGCTCGTCTACGACGCCCGGACCGCCGCGTTCTCCTTCCAGGACGGCCCCGTCTTCACCAACCTCCTCCTCGCGGACGAGATCAACCGGACCCCGCCCAAGACGCAGTCCTCACTCCTGGAGGCGATGGAGGAACGCCAGGTCACCGTGGACGGCACCGCCCGCCGGCTCCCCGAGCCGTTCCTCGTCGCCGCCACCATGAACCCGGTCGAGTACGAGGGCACCTACCCCCTCCCCGAGGCCCAGCTGGACCGCTTCCTCCTCAAGCTCACCGTGCCCCTCCCCTCCCGCGAGGACGAGATCGGCGTCCTGAGCCGCCACGCCGCCGGCTTCGACCCCCGCGACCTGAAGGCCGCCGGCATCCGCCCGGTCGCCGGACCGGCCCAGCTCGATGCGGCCCGGGAGGCCGTCTCCCGGGTGTCCGTCTCCCCCGAGATCGCCGGCTACGTCGTCGACATCTGCCGCGCCACCCGCGATTCGACCTCGCTCGTCCTCGGCGTCTCGCCGCGCGGCGCGACCGCCCTGCTGGCCACCTCCCGCGCCTGGGCCTGGCTCACCGGCCGCGACTACGTCACTCCCGACGACGTCAAGGCCCTCTCCCTCCCGACATTGCGCCACCGGGTCCGGCTGCGTCCCGAGGCGGAGATGGAGGGTGTCACCGCCGACGCCGTCATCACGGCGATCCTCTCCCACGTCCCCGTCCCGCGCTGA
- a CDS encoding DUF4350 domain-containing protein, producing MTGPTQPWSTPEHPPARSGTEAAPGTGSTPGHRSGASEPLPARSGTEASAPAGREPGPSPRSAEQHAAPSSGPGPAPAPAPAAAGPGEGPGRGTVTAATPAAAHHPRRATRTARRTAAVLAVVAAGAVILAALNSGTRHGALDPRSADPAGSRAVAELLRERGVTTRVVTTAREAADAAGPGTTLLVTEPDLLGAAQRSAIRSAIDLSGGRTVLLAPGDPSLSDLSPGVRTEGDAATDDLAPRCTLPAAESAGRAGTGGGLRYSTALPGAIACYPSGGHPTLLVLPTGTTGGDTVLLGSETVLLNESLAEEGNASLALQLLGSRPDLVWYLPSLADSDAGTGSGDEDKTLFQLVPAGWSWALLQLLLAAVLAALWRARRLGPLVTERLPVAIRASETTEGRARLYRRAGARDRAATVLRAASRERLAALVGVSPAQAHEATALVPAVSARLTGGSLDVTALLFGTTPSDDAALVALAGHLDALEREVRTS from the coding sequence ATGACCGGCCCGACCCAGCCCTGGAGCACCCCGGAGCACCCCCCGGCACGGTCCGGCACCGAGGCCGCCCCCGGCACCGGAAGCACACCGGGCCACCGCTCGGGCGCCTCCGAACCCCTGCCGGCACGGTCCGGCACCGAGGCTTCCGCCCCGGCCGGGCGCGAGCCGGGGCCGTCCCCGCGCAGCGCCGAGCAGCATGCCGCGCCATCGTCCGGGCCCGGTCCCGCCCCGGCCCCGGCCCCGGCCGCCGCGGGACCCGGCGAAGGCCCCGGCCGGGGTACGGTCACGGCCGCCACCCCCGCCGCAGCGCACCACCCGCGCCGCGCCACCCGCACGGCACGCCGCACCGCCGCCGTCCTGGCCGTCGTCGCCGCCGGCGCCGTCATCCTCGCCGCCCTGAATTCCGGCACCCGGCACGGCGCCCTCGACCCCCGCTCCGCCGACCCGGCGGGCAGCCGTGCCGTCGCCGAGCTCCTCAGGGAACGCGGCGTCACGACCCGCGTCGTCACCACCGCCCGCGAGGCCGCCGACGCGGCCGGCCCCGGCACCACCCTCCTGGTCACCGAGCCGGACCTGCTCGGCGCCGCCCAGCGCAGCGCCATCCGCTCGGCCATCGACCTCTCCGGCGGCCGCACCGTCCTGCTCGCCCCCGGCGACCCCAGCCTCTCCGACCTCTCCCCCGGGGTCCGCACCGAGGGCGACGCCGCCACCGACGACCTCGCCCCCCGCTGTACGCTGCCCGCCGCCGAATCCGCCGGCCGCGCCGGCACCGGCGGCGGCCTCCGCTACAGCACCGCCCTCCCCGGCGCCATCGCCTGCTACCCCAGCGGCGGCCACCCCACCCTCCTCGTCCTGCCCACCGGCACCACCGGCGGCGACACCGTCCTCCTCGGCTCGGAGACGGTCCTCCTCAACGAGAGCCTCGCCGAGGAGGGCAACGCCTCCCTCGCCCTGCAGCTCCTCGGCTCCCGCCCGGACCTCGTCTGGTACCTGCCGTCCCTCGCCGACTCCGACGCCGGCACCGGATCCGGCGACGAGGACAAGACCCTCTTCCAGCTCGTTCCGGCCGGCTGGTCCTGGGCCCTGCTCCAGCTCCTCCTCGCGGCCGTCCTGGCCGCCCTGTGGCGCGCCCGCCGACTGGGCCCCCTCGTCACCGAGAGGCTCCCTGTCGCCATCCGCGCCTCCGAGACCACCGAGGGCCGCGCCCGCCTCTACCGCAGGGCCGGGGCCCGCGACCGCGCCGCGACCGTACTGCGCGCCGCCTCCCGCGAGCGTCTGGCCGCACTGGTCGGCGTATCCCCCGCCCAGGCCCACGAGGCGACTGCGCTGGTCCCGGCCGTCTCCGCCCGCCTGACCGGCGGATCCCTGGACGTGACCGCCCTCCTCTTCGGTACCACCCCTTCCGACGACGCGGCGCTCGTCGCGCTCGCCGGCCACCTCGACGCCCTCGAAAGAGAGGTCCGCACCTCATGA
- a CDS encoding DUF4129 domain-containing protein, which produces MSTGGLITRTAALLPTGETPPVTTPRAPAQEAAEHELSKPMYHESDPSLVDRALRAFFEWLDDLFGAASGATPGGTAGLLAVLLLVVLAVAALWWRLGSPRRTAAAAGTLFDDGVRSAADHRTAAEAHATAGRWTEAVQERMRAVVRSLEERTLLDPRPGRTADEAAAEAAVSLPEHAAALRAAARTFDDVTYGGRTADADAYARLRTLDLTLDRAKPLLTGPAS; this is translated from the coding sequence ATGAGCACGGGGGGCCTCATCACCCGCACCGCGGCACTCCTGCCGACCGGGGAGACACCACCGGTGACGACACCGCGCGCGCCCGCCCAGGAAGCGGCGGAGCACGAACTGTCCAAGCCGATGTACCACGAGAGCGACCCGAGCCTGGTGGACCGCGCCCTACGCGCGTTCTTCGAGTGGCTCGACGACCTGTTCGGTGCCGCCTCCGGGGCGACCCCCGGAGGCACCGCGGGCCTGCTCGCCGTCCTCCTCCTGGTCGTCCTCGCCGTCGCCGCCCTGTGGTGGCGCCTGGGCTCCCCCCGCCGCACGGCCGCCGCCGCCGGCACCCTCTTCGACGACGGCGTCCGCAGCGCGGCCGACCACCGCACCGCCGCGGAGGCCCACGCCACCGCCGGCCGCTGGACGGAGGCCGTCCAGGAACGCATGCGCGCGGTGGTCCGCTCCCTGGAGGAGCGCACCCTGCTGGATCCGCGCCCGGGCCGCACCGCCGACGAGGCGGCCGCCGAGGCCGCGGTCTCCCTGCCGGAGCATGCCGCCGCCCTCCGCGCCGCCGCCCGCACCTTCGACGACGTCACCTACGGCGGCCGCACCGCGGACGCCGACGCCTACGCCCGCCTGCGCACCCTCGACCTCACCCTGGACCGTGCCAAGCCGCTCCTGACGGGACCCGCCTCATGA
- the mtrA gene encoding two-component system response regulator MtrA, protein MMSTMKGRVLVVDDDTALAEMLGIVLRGEGFEPSFVADGDKALAAFREAKPDLVLLDLMLPGRDGIEVCRLIRAESGVPIVMLTAKSDTVDVVVGLESGADDYIVKPFKPKELVARIRARLRRSEEPAPEQLAIGDLVIDVAGHSVKRDGASIALTPLEFDLLVALARKPWQVFTREVLLEQVWGYRHAADTRLVNVHVQRLRSKVEKDPERPEIVVTVRGVGYKAGPS, encoded by the coding sequence ATGATGTCAACCATGAAGGGACGCGTGCTCGTCGTCGACGACGACACCGCGCTGGCCGAGATGCTCGGCATTGTGCTGCGGGGAGAAGGTTTTGAGCCGTCGTTCGTAGCGGACGGCGACAAGGCGCTGGCCGCCTTCCGGGAGGCGAAGCCCGATCTGGTGCTGCTGGACCTCATGCTGCCCGGACGGGACGGCATAGAGGTCTGCAGGCTGATCCGGGCCGAGTCAGGCGTGCCGATCGTCATGCTGACCGCCAAGAGCGACACGGTGGACGTGGTCGTGGGCCTGGAGTCCGGGGCCGACGACTACATCGTCAAGCCGTTCAAGCCGAAGGAGCTGGTGGCCCGTATCAGGGCCCGTCTGCGCCGGTCGGAGGAGCCCGCGCCCGAGCAGCTGGCCATCGGTGACCTGGTCATCGACGTGGCCGGACACTCGGTCAAGCGCGACGGCGCCTCGATCGCACTGACCCCGCTCGAGTTCGACCTGCTGGTCGCGCTCGCGCGCAAGCCCTGGCAGGTCTTCACCCGCGAGGTGCTGCTGGAGCAGGTCTGGGGCTACCGGCACGCGGCGGACACCCGCCTGGTCAACGTGCACGTGCAGCGGCTGCGCTCCAAGGTCGAGAAGGATCCGGAGCGCCCCGAGATCGTCGTGACGGTGCGTGGTGTCGGCTACAAGGCCGGACCCAGCTGA
- the mtrB gene encoding MtrAB system histidine kinase MtrB, with the protein MLRLFVRLVRRPLLPAVRLWRRNIQLRVVAATLLISLSVVLALGFVVIAQVSKGLLDAKEEAAQSQAAGGFAVAQEKANTPATVDGPDATDNKVGRDASTWMNSLVKQLASGGQTAFEVVALGAGTGEEPQPGAQGVRGARASGNVDPTASVPISLRRAVNHGTGTFETFSQIRYSSGADKKEPEPALVVGKRLTDINGDPYDLYYLFPLTQEEESLNLVKSTIATAGLFVVVLLSGIAWLVVRQVVSPVRMAAGIAERLSAGRLQERMKVTGEDDIARLGEAFNKMAQNLQNKIQQLEELSRMQRRFVSDVSHELRTPLTTVRMAADVIHDARVDFDPVTARSAELLAGQLDRFESLLADLLEISRFDAGAAALEAEPIDLREVVRRVIDGAEPLAEHKGTRIRVLGDSQPVIAEADSRRVERVLRNLVVNAVEHGEGRDVVVRLASAGGAVAVAVRDYGVGLKPGEATRVFNRFWRADPARARTTGGTGLGLSIAVEDARLHGGWLQAWGEPGGGSQFRLTLPRTADEPLRGSPIPLEPEDSRANRAKAAADAAAAASGTGTERTVPDAGDRSPIPPRPPVAGAQAVPADPTALPGSGARVVARPAEQVQQEDRADGR; encoded by the coding sequence ATGCTGCGGCTGTTCGTACGTCTCGTACGGCGGCCGCTGCTTCCGGCTGTCCGGCTGTGGCGCCGCAACATCCAGCTCCGGGTCGTCGCGGCCACCCTGCTGATCTCGCTCTCCGTGGTGCTGGCCCTGGGCTTCGTCGTCATCGCGCAGGTCAGCAAGGGCCTCCTCGACGCGAAGGAGGAGGCTGCGCAGAGCCAGGCCGCGGGCGGGTTCGCGGTGGCGCAGGAGAAGGCCAACACCCCCGCGACCGTGGACGGGCCCGACGCGACCGACAACAAGGTCGGTCGTGACGCCAGTACGTGGATGAACTCCCTGGTCAAGCAGCTGGCCAGTGGCGGCCAGACCGCCTTCGAGGTGGTCGCGCTCGGTGCCGGCACCGGAGAGGAGCCCCAGCCCGGCGCGCAGGGCGTCCGGGGCGCCCGCGCCTCCGGGAACGTGGATCCGACGGCCAGCGTGCCGATCAGTCTGCGCCGGGCCGTCAACCACGGCACCGGCACGTTCGAGACCTTCTCGCAGATCCGCTACTCCAGCGGGGCCGACAAGAAGGAGCCCGAGCCGGCGCTGGTCGTCGGCAAGCGGCTGACCGACATCAACGGTGACCCGTACGACCTGTACTACCTCTTCCCGCTGACCCAGGAGGAGGAGTCCCTCAACCTGGTCAAGAGCACCATCGCCACCGCCGGGCTGTTCGTCGTCGTCCTGCTGAGCGGTATCGCCTGGCTCGTCGTGCGCCAGGTCGTGAGCCCGGTGCGGATGGCCGCCGGGATCGCCGAGCGGCTGTCGGCGGGTCGGCTCCAGGAGCGGATGAAGGTCACCGGCGAGGACGACATCGCGCGCCTCGGCGAGGCCTTCAACAAGATGGCGCAGAACCTCCAGAACAAGATCCAGCAGCTGGAGGAGCTGTCCCGGATGCAGCGCCGCTTCGTCTCGGACGTCAGCCACGAGCTGCGGACCCCGCTGACGACGGTCCGGATGGCCGCCGACGTCATCCACGACGCCCGCGTCGACTTCGACCCGGTGACGGCGCGCTCCGCCGAGCTGCTCGCCGGGCAGCTCGACCGCTTCGAGTCGCTCCTGGCGGACCTCCTGGAGATCAGCCGCTTCGACGCCGGAGCCGCGGCCCTGGAGGCGGAGCCGATCGACCTGCGGGAGGTCGTGCGCCGCGTCATCGACGGGGCGGAGCCGCTGGCCGAGCACAAGGGCACCCGGATCCGGGTCCTCGGCGACTCCCAGCCGGTGATCGCCGAGGCCGACTCGCGGCGCGTCGAGCGGGTCCTGCGCAACCTCGTCGTCAACGCCGTCGAGCACGGCGAGGGGCGCGACGTGGTGGTGCGGCTGGCGTCCGCCGGCGGGGCCGTCGCCGTCGCCGTACGGGACTACGGCGTCGGACTCAAGCCCGGCGAGGCGACCCGCGTCTTCAACCGCTTCTGGCGGGCCGACCCGGCGCGGGCGCGCACGACCGGCGGGACCGGCCTCGGCCTGTCCATCGCCGTGGAGGACGCCCGACTGCACGGCGGATGGCTCCAGGCATGGGGCGAGCCGGGCGGCGGTTCGCAGTTCCGGCTGACGCTGCCGCGTACCGCGGACGAGCCGCTGCGGGGCTCGCCCATCCCGCTGGAGCCGGAGGACTCCCGGGCCAACCGGGCCAAGGCTGCCGCGGACGCCGCGGCCGCGGCGTCGGGCACCGGGACCGAACGCACGGTGCCCGATGCCGGGGACCGCTCGCCGATACCGCCGCGCCCGCCCGTCGCCGGGGCGCAGGCGGTGCCCGCCGACCCGACCGCCCTGCCGGGGAGCGGGGCGCGGGTCGTTGCCCGCCCGGCCGAGCAGGTACAACAGGAGGATCGAGCCGATGGACGGTGA
- a CDS encoding LpqB family beta-propeller domain-containing protein yields the protein MDGEPVDARWESARVKGRRRRLRTVRAYAFAAAGLMLAGCASMPDSGEIRAVQASQGVDSQVRVFGVPPADKATPAEIVDGFLEAMTSDDPQLETARKYLTPAAAKSWKPSSVVTVLSSGLNRVAVRGEKDPEGPRWKVTGKLLATVDEHSAYQPQTGAREYEEQLQLVQDEDRQWRISTPPNGLVLSESDFQRIYMPVNKYYFAGDTLVADPVYVRQRSDPDSRMDPTTQTVQSLLAGPSRWLAPVVESSFPTGTELRTGTKSLSYDGQNTLRVPLNDKVGNVAQPQCKKMATQLLYTVKDLTGSRLDQVELLRSSDDKTSSLCSVTSVSADAIANRPKIPEYQYFVDNEKRLVRMKLDVGGEDQQIRTEPVPGPLATAPVFKVSSAAVSHDERRAAVVSEDGHGLYVVSLVGGGPMPAQVPIGRGGKAETLTAPSWDASGDLWVADRDQQHPGLWRVPGGTGTPERVQVAGLDNRRIVSLKASADGARIALLLEEDARSKLLYIGRVERPDTKGDISAVSVRELRPAAPQMADVTTMSWAPRGRLLVVGREKRGVQQARYMLADGSVVAASLPGATGLAEVAAAAAEDESKPKPVVAYSEDGIVWLPPGAQWRTVAEGGGSPVYPG from the coding sequence ATGGACGGTGAGCCCGTGGACGCGCGGTGGGAAAGCGCACGGGTGAAGGGCCGGCGCCGGCGCCTGCGCACCGTGCGGGCGTACGCCTTCGCTGCGGCCGGGCTGATGCTGGCGGGCTGCGCCTCGATGCCCGACAGCGGCGAGATCCGCGCGGTGCAGGCCTCGCAGGGCGTGGACTCGCAGGTGCGGGTGTTCGGCGTGCCGCCCGCGGACAAGGCCACCCCGGCGGAGATCGTCGACGGTTTCCTTGAGGCGATGACCAGTGACGACCCGCAGCTGGAGACCGCCCGCAAGTACCTCACGCCGGCGGCCGCGAAGTCCTGGAAGCCGAGTTCCGTCGTCACCGTGCTCTCGTCCGGCCTCAACCGGGTCGCGGTGCGCGGCGAGAAGGATCCCGAGGGGCCTCGCTGGAAGGTGACGGGCAAGCTGCTCGCGACCGTCGACGAGCACAGCGCGTACCAGCCGCAGACCGGCGCCAGGGAGTACGAGGAGCAGCTCCAGCTCGTTCAGGACGAGGACCGGCAGTGGCGCATCTCGACGCCGCCGAACGGCCTGGTGCTGAGCGAGTCGGACTTCCAGCGCATCTACATGCCGGTGAACAAGTACTACTTCGCCGGCGACACGCTCGTCGCCGACCCGGTCTACGTGCGCCAGCGCAGCGACCCCGATTCGCGGATGGACCCGACCACGCAGACCGTGCAGTCGCTCCTCGCCGGGCCGTCCCGGTGGCTCGCGCCGGTCGTGGAGTCCAGCTTCCCCACCGGTACGGAACTGCGCACGGGCACCAAGTCCCTCTCGTACGACGGCCAGAACACGCTGCGCGTGCCGCTCAACGACAAGGTGGGCAACGTCGCGCAGCCGCAGTGCAAGAAGATGGCCACCCAGCTGCTCTACACGGTCAAGGACCTGACGGGTTCCCGGCTCGACCAGGTCGAACTGCTGCGCTCCTCCGACGACAAGACGTCCTCGCTGTGTTCGGTGACCTCGGTGAGCGCGGACGCCATCGCCAACCGGCCGAAGATCCCGGAGTACCAGTACTTCGTCGACAACGAGAAGCGTCTGGTCCGGATGAAGCTCGACGTGGGCGGTGAGGACCAGCAGATCCGTACCGAGCCGGTGCCGGGGCCGCTGGCGACCGCTCCGGTGTTCAAGGTCAGCTCGGCGGCGGTCTCGCACGACGAGCGGCGCGCGGCCGTGGTGTCCGAGGACGGGCACGGCCTGTACGTGGTGTCGCTGGTTGGGGGCGGGCCGATGCCGGCCCAGGTGCCGATCGGCCGGGGCGGCAAGGCGGAGACGCTGACGGCGCCGAGCTGGGACGCCTCGGGCGATCTGTGGGTCGCGGACCGGGATCAGCAGCACCCGGGTCTGTGGCGGGTGCCGGGCGGGACCGGAACGCCCGAGAGGGTGCAGGTCGCGGGGCTCGACAACCGGCGGATCGTCTCGCTGAAGGCGTCCGCGGACGGGGCGCGGATCGCGCTGCTGCTGGAGGAGGACGCGCGCAGCAAGCTCCTCTACATCGGGCGGGTCGAGAGGCCCGACACGAAGGGTGACATCTCCGCGGTGTCGGTGCGCGAGCTGCGTCCGGCGGCCCCGCAGATGGCGGACGTGACCACGATGAGCTGGGCGCCGCGCGGCCGGCTGCTGGTGGTGGGCCGGGAGAAGCGCGGGGTGCAGCAGGCCCGCTACATGCTGGCGGACGGCTCGGTGGTCGCGGCGAGTCTGCCGGGGGCCACGGGGCTGGCCGAGGTCGCGGCTGCCGCGGCGGAGGACGAGTCGAAGCCGAAGCCGGTCGTGGCGTACTCGGAGGACGGGATCGTCTGGCTGCCGCCGGGGGCGCAGTGGCGCACGGTGGCCGAGGGCGGCGGGTCTCCGGTCTACCCGGGCTGA
- a CDS encoding ComF family protein — MRGWWQELAGLVLPADCAGCGAARVLVCDDCRGALGGSLARPVRPSPCPEGLPVVAAAAAYQGAVRGVLLAHKERGALPLAGVLGDALAAAVLAGGTGPGRAEVALVPVPSARRQVRARGHDPARRIALAAAGRLRRAGVAARVAPVLGLRRAVADQAGLGARERRENLAGALAVCRDGARLTGGARVVLVDDVITTGATLAEAARAVRAAGAGAGPGAVLRAAVVAAPADSFARSRGTAAR, encoded by the coding sequence ATGCGGGGGTGGTGGCAGGAGCTCGCCGGTCTGGTGCTGCCGGCGGACTGCGCCGGGTGCGGTGCCGCCCGCGTGCTGGTGTGCGACGACTGCCGGGGCGCGCTCGGCGGGTCCCTGGCGCGGCCGGTGCGGCCGTCTCCGTGCCCCGAGGGGCTGCCGGTGGTAGCGGCTGCGGCCGCCTACCAGGGGGCCGTACGGGGCGTGCTGCTGGCCCACAAGGAGCGCGGGGCGCTGCCCCTGGCCGGGGTGCTGGGTGACGCGCTGGCGGCGGCCGTCCTGGCGGGCGGTACGGGGCCGGGCCGGGCCGAGGTGGCGCTGGTGCCGGTTCCTTCGGCGCGGCGGCAGGTGCGGGCGCGCGGGCACGATCCGGCCCGCAGGATCGCCCTGGCCGCGGCGGGGCGGCTGCGGCGGGCCGGGGTCGCCGCACGGGTGGCGCCCGTACTGGGGCTGCGGCGGGCCGTGGCCGACCAGGCGGGTCTGGGGGCCCGGGAGCGCCGGGAGAACCTCGCCGGGGCGCTGGCGGTGTGCCGGGACGGGGCACGGCTGACGGGCGGGGCCCGGGTCGTACTGGTGGACGACGTGATCACCACCGGGGCGACGCTGGCCGAGGCGGCCCGGGCGGTGCGCGCGGCGGGTGCCGGGGCGGGCCCGGGGGCCGTGCTGCGGGCAGCGGTGGTCGCCGCGCCGGCGGACTCCTTCGCGCGATCTCGCGGGACGGCGGCGCGGTGA
- the hpf gene encoding ribosome hibernation-promoting factor, HPF/YfiA family, with translation MDIVVKGRKTEVPERFRKHVAEKLNPERIQKLDAKVISLDVEVSKEHNPRQADRSDRVEITLRSRGPVIRAEAAAADPYAALDLAQDKLEARLRKQHDKRYTRRGSGRIPAAEVADVVPGVASLNGSGQPVTEEKTDGVPITRIGSIEVQGEGPLIVREKTHSAAPMPLDQALYEMELVGHDFYLFVDSETKLPSVVYRRHAYDYGVIHVNPDGASSSEEPRGGAGGALGG, from the coding sequence GTGGACATCGTCGTCAAGGGCCGCAAGACCGAGGTGCCCGAGCGGTTCCGCAAGCACGTGGCCGAGAAGCTGAATCCGGAGCGGATCCAGAAGCTCGACGCCAAGGTGATCAGCTTGGACGTCGAGGTGTCCAAGGAGCACAACCCGCGCCAGGCCGACCGTTCCGACCGCGTGGAGATCACCCTGCGTTCGCGGGGCCCGGTGATCCGGGCCGAGGCCGCCGCCGCCGACCCGTACGCGGCGCTCGACCTCGCCCAGGACAAGCTGGAGGCCCGGCTGCGCAAGCAGCACGACAAGCGCTACACCCGCCGTGGCAGCGGCCGGATCCCGGCTGCCGAGGTCGCCGACGTCGTGCCGGGCGTCGCCTCGCTCAACGGCAGTGGCCAGCCGGTCACCGAGGAGAAGACGGACGGAGTTCCGATCACCCGGATCGGTTCCATCGAAGTGCAGGGCGAAGGCCCGCTGATCGTCCGCGAGAAGACCCACTCGGCCGCGCCCATGCCGCTCGACCAGGCTCTCTACGAGATGGAGCTGGTCGGCCACGACTTCTATCTGTTCGTCGACTCCGAGACGAAGTTGCCCAGTGTCGTCTACCGGCGGCACGCCTACGACTACGGCGTCATCCACGTGAACCCCGACGGTGCCTCCAGCTCGGAGGAGCCGCGGGGCGGCGCGGGTGGCGCGCTCGGCGGCTGA
- a CDS encoding response regulator transcription factor has product MADSFGPVRADDGAACRGADPSGETADASDGEPIRVLVVDDHALFRRGLEIVLAQEEDIQVVGEAGDGAEAVDKAADLLPDIVLMDVRMPRRGGIEACTSIKEVAPSAKIIMLTISDEEADLYDAIKAGATGYLLKEISTDEVATAIRAVADGQSQISPSMASKLLTEFKSMIQRTDERRLVPAPRLTDRELEVLKLVATGMNNRDIAKELFISENTVKNHVRNILEKLQLHSRMEAVVYAMREKILEIR; this is encoded by the coding sequence ATGGCGGACAGCTTCGGTCCGGTACGCGCGGACGACGGCGCGGCCTGCCGCGGGGCGGACCCGTCGGGGGAGACCGCCGACGCGTCGGACGGGGAGCCCATCAGGGTCCTCGTGGTCGACGACCACGCGCTCTTCCGGCGGGGACTGGAGATCGTCCTCGCGCAAGAGGAGGACATCCAGGTCGTCGGCGAGGCCGGAGACGGCGCGGAGGCGGTGGACAAGGCCGCCGATCTGCTGCCGGACATCGTGCTCATGGATGTGCGGATGCCCCGGCGGGGCGGGATCGAGGCGTGCACCTCGATCAAGGAGGTGGCTCCCTCCGCGAAAATCATCATGCTGACGATCAGCGACGAGGAGGCGGACCTCTACGACGCGATCAAGGCGGGCGCGACCGGCTACCTCCTGAAGGAGATCTCCACGGACGAGGTGGCCACCGCCATCCGCGCGGTGGCCGACGGCCAGTCGCAGATCAGCCCGTCGATGGCGTCGAAGCTCCTCACCGAGTTCAAGTCGATGATCCAGCGGACCGACGAGCGGCGGCTGGTGCCGGCGCCGCGGCTGACGGACCGGGAGTTGGAGGTCCTCAAGCTGGTCGCCACCGGCATGAACAACCGCGACATCGCGAAGGAGTTGTTCATCTCCGAGAACACCGTGAAGAACCACGTCCGCAACATCCTGGAGAAGCTCCAGCTGCACTCCCGGATGGAAGCCGTGGTCTACGCGATGCGGGAGAAGATCCTGGAGATCCGCTGA